One stretch of Danio rerio strain Tuebingen ecotype United States chromosome 6, GRCz12tu, whole genome shotgun sequence DNA includes these proteins:
- the im:7151449 gene encoding membrane cofactor protein isoform X22, which yields MTSVRTLLLLFLSSLLVTMGKAKCLFPVLNGNHVLSLESRLKNEFPDGSTAVAECARGYEAKDGSPLITCQNGKWSKVELKCEKMDCGPPEPQSSHMTYLINNGTLFGAYVKALCDTGYDLEGSSYRQCLVTGWNGRATCTLITCDNPTPPEHGNVMFRSPVLYNDVIKYSCQENYTLVGNRSLTCGDDWDYNFPPPKCEAIECGVPTIKFGNQTEGNPPYLHKSQATFECLPGYRMNGSATSVCEERGWSALPECVKAILLQPEETTTVVASTVTTDIATTNAVFCKEEEEEEEEEEEHFITVSQNNSVWIIVVAVLATLAIVCILCGLLHYNYKHKGPNNRTAPLL from the exons ATGACAAGTGTGAGGACTTTGTTACTACTTTTCCTGTCATCTTTGCTGGTAACTATGGGGAAAG CGAAATGTTTGTTCCCTGTTTTGAATGGCAACCATGTCTTATCCTTGGAGTCCAGACTGAAAAACGAATTCCCCGATGGTTCAACCGCTGTGGCTGAGTGTGCAAGAGGATACGAGGCAAAGGATGGATCACCTTTAATCACTTGCCAGAATGGAAAATGGAGTAAAGTAGAATTAAAATGCGAAA AGATGGATTGTGGACCGCCAGAACCACAATCATcacatatgacatatttaatcAACAATGGAACATTGTTTGGAGCCTATGTAAAAGCTTTATGTGACACTGG ATATGACCTGGAAGGATCAAGCTACAGACAATGTCTTGTAACAGGCTGGAACGGACGTGCTACATGCACAT TGATAACATGTGATAATCCAACTCCTCCTGAACATGGCAATGTGATGTTTCGTAGTCCTGTTCTATATAATGATGTTATCAAATATTCATGCCAAGAAAACTACACCCTTGTTGGAAACAGATCCCTTACCTGTGGGGATGATTGGGATTATAATTTTCCACCTCCAAAATGTGAAG CTATTGAATGTGGAGTTCCTACTATTAAATTTGGTAACCAGACTGAAGGAAATCCTCCATACCTACATAAAAGCCAAGCCACTTTTGAATGCTTGCCAGGTTACAGGATGAATGGTTCGGCCACATCAGTGTGTGAGGAGAGAGGCTGGTCTGCACTGCCTGAATGTGTTAAAG CTATCCTACTACAGCCAGAAGAAACCACCACAGTTGTTGCATCAACAGTCACCACAGACATTGCAACAACAAACGCAGTATTCTGTA aagaagaagaagaagaagaagaggaggaggaggagcactTCATTACTGTCTCGCAGA ATAATTCGGTTTGGATAATAGTTgtagcagtgttgg caacattGGCCATTGTGTGCATTTTATGTGGTTTGCTGCATTATAACTATAAACATAAAGG GCCAAACAATCGGACGGCTCCTTTGTTGTAG
- the im:7151449 gene encoding membrane cofactor protein isoform X11 translates to MTSVRTLLLLFLSSLLVTMGKAKCLFPVLNGNHVLSLESRLKNEFPDGSTAVAECARGYEAKDGSPLITCQNGKWSKVELKCEKMDCGPPEPQSSHMTYLINNGTLFGAYVKALCDTGYDLEGSSYRQCLVTGWNGRATCTLITCDNPTPPEHGNVMFRSPVLYNDVIKYSCQENYTLVGNRSLTCGDDWDYNFPPPKCEAIECGVPTIKFGNQTEGNPPYLHKSQATFECLPGYRMNGSATSVCEERGWSALPECVKATPTPVSHSSVKMSISITPCDVITFAANRNGSSKFERDANGDAHSACSVLPAFSLPFMSILLQPEETTTVVASTVTTDIATTNAVFCKEEEEEEEEEHFITVSQNNSVWIIVVAVLATLAIVCILCGLLHYNYKHKGPNNRTAPLL, encoded by the exons ATGACAAGTGTGAGGACTTTGTTACTACTTTTCCTGTCATCTTTGCTGGTAACTATGGGGAAAG CGAAATGTTTGTTCCCTGTTTTGAATGGCAACCATGTCTTATCCTTGGAGTCCAGACTGAAAAACGAATTCCCCGATGGTTCAACCGCTGTGGCTGAGTGTGCAAGAGGATACGAGGCAAAGGATGGATCACCTTTAATCACTTGCCAGAATGGAAAATGGAGTAAAGTAGAATTAAAATGCGAAA AGATGGATTGTGGACCGCCAGAACCACAATCATcacatatgacatatttaatcAACAATGGAACATTGTTTGGAGCCTATGTAAAAGCTTTATGTGACACTGG ATATGACCTGGAAGGATCAAGCTACAGACAATGTCTTGTAACAGGCTGGAACGGACGTGCTACATGCACAT TGATAACATGTGATAATCCAACTCCTCCTGAACATGGCAATGTGATGTTTCGTAGTCCTGTTCTATATAATGATGTTATCAAATATTCATGCCAAGAAAACTACACCCTTGTTGGAAACAGATCCCTTACCTGTGGGGATGATTGGGATTATAATTTTCCACCTCCAAAATGTGAAG CTATTGAATGTGGAGTTCCTACTATTAAATTTGGTAACCAGACTGAAGGAAATCCTCCATACCTACATAAAAGCCAAGCCACTTTTGAATGCTTGCCAGGTTACAGGATGAATGGTTCGGCCACATCAGTGTGTGAGGAGAGAGGCTGGTCTGCACTGCCTGAATGTGTTAAAG CAACGCCCACTCCAGTATCCCATTCGTCTGTAAAGATGTCAATCTCAATTACACCCTGTGATGTTATCACCTTCGCTGCCAATCGGAATGGGAGCTCAAAGTTTGAAAGGGACGCGAATGGGGATGCTCATTCTGCTTGCTCTGTCTTGCCTGCTTTCTCTTTGCCTTTTATGT CTATCCTACTACAGCCAGAAGAAACCACCACAGTTGTTGCATCAACAGTCACCACAGACATTGCAACAACAAACGCAGTATTCTGTA aagaagaagaagaagaggaggaggaggagcactTCATTACTGTCTCGCAGA ATAATTCGGTTTGGATAATAGTTgtagcagtgttgg caacattGGCCATTGTGTGCATTTTATGTGGTTTGCTGCATTATAACTATAAACATAAAGG GCCAAACAATCGGACGGCTCCTTTGTTGTAG
- the im:7151449 gene encoding membrane cofactor protein isoform X13, producing the protein MTSVRTLLLLFLSSLLVTMGKAKCLFPVLNGNHVLSLESRLKNEFPDGSTAVAECARGYEAKDGSPLITCQNGKWSKVELKCEKMDCGPPEPQSSHMTYLINNGTLFGAYVKALCDTGYDLEGSSYRQCLVTGWNGRATCTLITCDNPTPPEHGNVMFRSPVLYNDVIKYSCQENYTLVGNRSLTCGDDWDYNFPPPKCEAIECGVPTIKFGNQTEGNPPYLHKSQATFECLPGYRMNGSATSVCEERGWSALPECVKATPTPVSHSSVKMSISITPCDVITFAANRNGSSKFERDANGDAHSACSVLPAFSLPFMSILLQPEETTTVVASTVTTDIATTNAVFCKEEEEEEHFITVSQNNSVWIIVVAVLATLAIVCILCGLLHYNYKHKGPNNRTAPLL; encoded by the exons ATGACAAGTGTGAGGACTTTGTTACTACTTTTCCTGTCATCTTTGCTGGTAACTATGGGGAAAG CGAAATGTTTGTTCCCTGTTTTGAATGGCAACCATGTCTTATCCTTGGAGTCCAGACTGAAAAACGAATTCCCCGATGGTTCAACCGCTGTGGCTGAGTGTGCAAGAGGATACGAGGCAAAGGATGGATCACCTTTAATCACTTGCCAGAATGGAAAATGGAGTAAAGTAGAATTAAAATGCGAAA AGATGGATTGTGGACCGCCAGAACCACAATCATcacatatgacatatttaatcAACAATGGAACATTGTTTGGAGCCTATGTAAAAGCTTTATGTGACACTGG ATATGACCTGGAAGGATCAAGCTACAGACAATGTCTTGTAACAGGCTGGAACGGACGTGCTACATGCACAT TGATAACATGTGATAATCCAACTCCTCCTGAACATGGCAATGTGATGTTTCGTAGTCCTGTTCTATATAATGATGTTATCAAATATTCATGCCAAGAAAACTACACCCTTGTTGGAAACAGATCCCTTACCTGTGGGGATGATTGGGATTATAATTTTCCACCTCCAAAATGTGAAG CTATTGAATGTGGAGTTCCTACTATTAAATTTGGTAACCAGACTGAAGGAAATCCTCCATACCTACATAAAAGCCAAGCCACTTTTGAATGCTTGCCAGGTTACAGGATGAATGGTTCGGCCACATCAGTGTGTGAGGAGAGAGGCTGGTCTGCACTGCCTGAATGTGTTAAAG CAACGCCCACTCCAGTATCCCATTCGTCTGTAAAGATGTCAATCTCAATTACACCCTGTGATGTTATCACCTTCGCTGCCAATCGGAATGGGAGCTCAAAGTTTGAAAGGGACGCGAATGGGGATGCTCATTCTGCTTGCTCTGTCTTGCCTGCTTTCTCTTTGCCTTTTATGT CTATCCTACTACAGCCAGAAGAAACCACCACAGTTGTTGCATCAACAGTCACCACAGACATTGCAACAACAAACGCAGTATTCTGTA aagaagaggaggaggaggagcactTCATTACTGTCTCGCAGA ATAATTCGGTTTGGATAATAGTTgtagcagtgttgg caacattGGCCATTGTGTGCATTTTATGTGGTTTGCTGCATTATAACTATAAACATAAAGG GCCAAACAATCGGACGGCTCCTTTGTTGTAG
- the im:7151449 gene encoding membrane cofactor protein isoform X40 encodes MDCGPPEPQSSHMTYLINNGTLFGAYVKALCDTGYDLEGSSYRQCLVTGWNGRATCTLITCDNPTPPEHGNVMFRSPVLYNDVIKYSCQENYTLVGNRSLTCGDDWDYNFPPPKCEAIECGVPTIKFGNQTEGNPPYLHKSQATFECLPGYRMNGSATSVCEERGWSALPECVKAILLQPEETTTVVASTVTTDIATTNAVFCKEEEEEEHFITVSQNNSVWIIVVAVLATLAIVCILCGLLHYNYKHKGPNNRTAPLL; translated from the exons ATGGATTGTGGACCGCCAGAACCACAATCATcacatatgacatatttaatcAACAATGGAACATTGTTTGGAGCCTATGTAAAAGCTTTATGTGACACTGG ATATGACCTGGAAGGATCAAGCTACAGACAATGTCTTGTAACAGGCTGGAACGGACGTGCTACATGCACAT TGATAACATGTGATAATCCAACTCCTCCTGAACATGGCAATGTGATGTTTCGTAGTCCTGTTCTATATAATGATGTTATCAAATATTCATGCCAAGAAAACTACACCCTTGTTGGAAACAGATCCCTTACCTGTGGGGATGATTGGGATTATAATTTTCCACCTCCAAAATGTGAAG CTATTGAATGTGGAGTTCCTACTATTAAATTTGGTAACCAGACTGAAGGAAATCCTCCATACCTACATAAAAGCCAAGCCACTTTTGAATGCTTGCCAGGTTACAGGATGAATGGTTCGGCCACATCAGTGTGTGAGGAGAGAGGCTGGTCTGCACTGCCTGAATGTGTTAAAG CTATCCTACTACAGCCAGAAGAAACCACCACAGTTGTTGCATCAACAGTCACCACAGACATTGCAACAACAAACGCAGTATTCTGTA aagaagaggaggaggaggagcactTCATTACTGTCTCGCAGA ATAATTCGGTTTGGATAATAGTTgtagcagtgttgg caacattGGCCATTGTGTGCATTTTATGTGGTTTGCTGCATTATAACTATAAACATAAAGG GCCAAACAATCGGACGGCTCCTTTGTTGTAG
- the im:7151449 gene encoding membrane cofactor protein isoform X38, whose translation MDCGPPEPQSSHMTYLINNGTLFGAYVKALCDTGYDLEGSSYRQCLVTGWNGRATCTLITCDNPTPPEHGNVMFRSPVLYNDVIKYSCQENYTLVGNRSLTCGDDWDYNFPPPKCEAIECGVPTIKFGNQTEGNPPYLHKSQATFECLPGYRMNGSATSVCEERGWSALPECVKAILLQPEETTTVVASTVTTDIATTNAVFCKEEEEEEEEEEEHFITVSQNNSVWIIVVAVLATLAIVCILCGLLHYNYKHKGPNNRTAPLL comes from the exons ATGGATTGTGGACCGCCAGAACCACAATCATcacatatgacatatttaatcAACAATGGAACATTGTTTGGAGCCTATGTAAAAGCTTTATGTGACACTGG ATATGACCTGGAAGGATCAAGCTACAGACAATGTCTTGTAACAGGCTGGAACGGACGTGCTACATGCACAT TGATAACATGTGATAATCCAACTCCTCCTGAACATGGCAATGTGATGTTTCGTAGTCCTGTTCTATATAATGATGTTATCAAATATTCATGCCAAGAAAACTACACCCTTGTTGGAAACAGATCCCTTACCTGTGGGGATGATTGGGATTATAATTTTCCACCTCCAAAATGTGAAG CTATTGAATGTGGAGTTCCTACTATTAAATTTGGTAACCAGACTGAAGGAAATCCTCCATACCTACATAAAAGCCAAGCCACTTTTGAATGCTTGCCAGGTTACAGGATGAATGGTTCGGCCACATCAGTGTGTGAGGAGAGAGGCTGGTCTGCACTGCCTGAATGTGTTAAAG CTATCCTACTACAGCCAGAAGAAACCACCACAGTTGTTGCATCAACAGTCACCACAGACATTGCAACAACAAACGCAGTATTCTGTA aagaagaagaagaagaagaagaggaggaggaggagcactTCATTACTGTCTCGCAGA ATAATTCGGTTTGGATAATAGTTgtagcagtgttgg caacattGGCCATTGTGTGCATTTTATGTGGTTTGCTGCATTATAACTATAAACATAAAGG GCCAAACAATCGGACGGCTCCTTTGTTGTAG
- the im:7151449 gene encoding membrane cofactor protein isoform X39 yields the protein MDCGPPEPQSSHMTYLINNGTLFGAYVKALCDTGYDLEGSSYRQCLVTGWNGRATCTLITCDNPTPPEHGNVMFRSPVLYNDVIKYSCQENYTLVGNRSLTCGDDWDYNFPPPKCEAIECGVPTIKFGNQTEGNPPYLHKSQATFECLPGYRMNGSATSVCEERGWSALPECVKAILLQPEETTTVVASTVTTDIATTNAVFCKEEEEEEEEEHFITVSQNNSVWIIVVAVLATLAIVCILCGLLHYNYKHKGPNNRTAPLL from the exons ATGGATTGTGGACCGCCAGAACCACAATCATcacatatgacatatttaatcAACAATGGAACATTGTTTGGAGCCTATGTAAAAGCTTTATGTGACACTGG ATATGACCTGGAAGGATCAAGCTACAGACAATGTCTTGTAACAGGCTGGAACGGACGTGCTACATGCACAT TGATAACATGTGATAATCCAACTCCTCCTGAACATGGCAATGTGATGTTTCGTAGTCCTGTTCTATATAATGATGTTATCAAATATTCATGCCAAGAAAACTACACCCTTGTTGGAAACAGATCCCTTACCTGTGGGGATGATTGGGATTATAATTTTCCACCTCCAAAATGTGAAG CTATTGAATGTGGAGTTCCTACTATTAAATTTGGTAACCAGACTGAAGGAAATCCTCCATACCTACATAAAAGCCAAGCCACTTTTGAATGCTTGCCAGGTTACAGGATGAATGGTTCGGCCACATCAGTGTGTGAGGAGAGAGGCTGGTCTGCACTGCCTGAATGTGTTAAAG CTATCCTACTACAGCCAGAAGAAACCACCACAGTTGTTGCATCAACAGTCACCACAGACATTGCAACAACAAACGCAGTATTCTGTA aagaagaagaagaagaggaggaggaggagcactTCATTACTGTCTCGCAGA ATAATTCGGTTTGGATAATAGTTgtagcagtgttgg caacattGGCCATTGTGTGCATTTTATGTGGTTTGCTGCATTATAACTATAAACATAAAGG GCCAAACAATCGGACGGCTCCTTTGTTGTAG
- the im:7151449 gene encoding membrane cofactor protein isoform X9, with the protein MTSVRTLLLLFLSSLLVTMGKAKCLFPVLNGNHVLSLESRLKNEFPDGSTAVAECARGYEAKDGSPLITCQNGKWSKVELKCEKMDCGPPEPQSSHMTYLINNGTLFGAYVKALCDTGYDLEGSSYRQCLVTGWNGRATCTLITCDNPTPPEHGNVMFRSPVLYNDVIKYSCQENYTLVGNRSLTCGDDWDYNFPPPKCEAIECGVPTIKFGNQTEGNPPYLHKSQATFECLPGYRMNGSATSVCEERGWSALPECVKATPTPVSHSSVKMSISITPCDVITFAANRNGSSKFERDANGDAHSACSVLPAFSLPFMSILLQPEETTTVVASTVTTDIATTNAVFCKEEEEEEEEEEEHFITVSQNNSVWIIVVAVLATLAIVCILCGLLHYNYKHKGPNNRTAPLL; encoded by the exons ATGACAAGTGTGAGGACTTTGTTACTACTTTTCCTGTCATCTTTGCTGGTAACTATGGGGAAAG CGAAATGTTTGTTCCCTGTTTTGAATGGCAACCATGTCTTATCCTTGGAGTCCAGACTGAAAAACGAATTCCCCGATGGTTCAACCGCTGTGGCTGAGTGTGCAAGAGGATACGAGGCAAAGGATGGATCACCTTTAATCACTTGCCAGAATGGAAAATGGAGTAAAGTAGAATTAAAATGCGAAA AGATGGATTGTGGACCGCCAGAACCACAATCATcacatatgacatatttaatcAACAATGGAACATTGTTTGGAGCCTATGTAAAAGCTTTATGTGACACTGG ATATGACCTGGAAGGATCAAGCTACAGACAATGTCTTGTAACAGGCTGGAACGGACGTGCTACATGCACAT TGATAACATGTGATAATCCAACTCCTCCTGAACATGGCAATGTGATGTTTCGTAGTCCTGTTCTATATAATGATGTTATCAAATATTCATGCCAAGAAAACTACACCCTTGTTGGAAACAGATCCCTTACCTGTGGGGATGATTGGGATTATAATTTTCCACCTCCAAAATGTGAAG CTATTGAATGTGGAGTTCCTACTATTAAATTTGGTAACCAGACTGAAGGAAATCCTCCATACCTACATAAAAGCCAAGCCACTTTTGAATGCTTGCCAGGTTACAGGATGAATGGTTCGGCCACATCAGTGTGTGAGGAGAGAGGCTGGTCTGCACTGCCTGAATGTGTTAAAG CAACGCCCACTCCAGTATCCCATTCGTCTGTAAAGATGTCAATCTCAATTACACCCTGTGATGTTATCACCTTCGCTGCCAATCGGAATGGGAGCTCAAAGTTTGAAAGGGACGCGAATGGGGATGCTCATTCTGCTTGCTCTGTCTTGCCTGCTTTCTCTTTGCCTTTTATGT CTATCCTACTACAGCCAGAAGAAACCACCACAGTTGTTGCATCAACAGTCACCACAGACATTGCAACAACAAACGCAGTATTCTGTA aagaagaagaagaagaagaagaggaggaggaggagcactTCATTACTGTCTCGCAGA ATAATTCGGTTTGGATAATAGTTgtagcagtgttgg caacattGGCCATTGTGTGCATTTTATGTGGTTTGCTGCATTATAACTATAAACATAAAGG GCCAAACAATCGGACGGCTCCTTTGTTGTAG
- the im:7151449 gene encoding membrane cofactor protein isoform X26, which yields MTSVRTLLLLFLSSLLVTMGKAKCLFPVLNGNHVLSLESRLKNEFPDGSTAVAECARGYEAKDGSPLITCQNGKWSKVELKCEKMDCGPPEPQSSHMTYLINNGTLFGAYVKALCDTGYDLEGSSYRQCLVTGWNGRATCTLITCDNPTPPEHGNVMFRSPVLYNDVIKYSCQENYTLVGNRSLTCGDDWDYNFPPPKCEAIECGVPTIKFGNQTEGNPPYLHKSQATFECLPGYRMNGSATSVCEERGWSALPECVKAILLQPEETTTVVASTVTTDIATTNAVFCKEEEEEEHFITVSQNNSVWIIVVAVLATLAIVCILCGLLHYNYKHKGPNNRTAPLL from the exons ATGACAAGTGTGAGGACTTTGTTACTACTTTTCCTGTCATCTTTGCTGGTAACTATGGGGAAAG CGAAATGTTTGTTCCCTGTTTTGAATGGCAACCATGTCTTATCCTTGGAGTCCAGACTGAAAAACGAATTCCCCGATGGTTCAACCGCTGTGGCTGAGTGTGCAAGAGGATACGAGGCAAAGGATGGATCACCTTTAATCACTTGCCAGAATGGAAAATGGAGTAAAGTAGAATTAAAATGCGAAA AGATGGATTGTGGACCGCCAGAACCACAATCATcacatatgacatatttaatcAACAATGGAACATTGTTTGGAGCCTATGTAAAAGCTTTATGTGACACTGG ATATGACCTGGAAGGATCAAGCTACAGACAATGTCTTGTAACAGGCTGGAACGGACGTGCTACATGCACAT TGATAACATGTGATAATCCAACTCCTCCTGAACATGGCAATGTGATGTTTCGTAGTCCTGTTCTATATAATGATGTTATCAAATATTCATGCCAAGAAAACTACACCCTTGTTGGAAACAGATCCCTTACCTGTGGGGATGATTGGGATTATAATTTTCCACCTCCAAAATGTGAAG CTATTGAATGTGGAGTTCCTACTATTAAATTTGGTAACCAGACTGAAGGAAATCCTCCATACCTACATAAAAGCCAAGCCACTTTTGAATGCTTGCCAGGTTACAGGATGAATGGTTCGGCCACATCAGTGTGTGAGGAGAGAGGCTGGTCTGCACTGCCTGAATGTGTTAAAG CTATCCTACTACAGCCAGAAGAAACCACCACAGTTGTTGCATCAACAGTCACCACAGACATTGCAACAACAAACGCAGTATTCTGTA aagaagaggaggaggaggagcactTCATTACTGTCTCGCAGA ATAATTCGGTTTGGATAATAGTTgtagcagtgttgg caacattGGCCATTGTGTGCATTTTATGTGGTTTGCTGCATTATAACTATAAACATAAAGG GCCAAACAATCGGACGGCTCCTTTGTTGTAG
- the im:7151449 gene encoding membrane cofactor protein isoform X31 produces the protein MTSVRTLLLLFLSSLLVTMGKAKCLFPVLNGNHVLSLESRLKNEFPDGSTAVAECARGYEAKDGSPLITCQNGKWSKVELKCEKMDCGPPEPQSSHMTYLINNGTLFGAYVKALCDTGYDLEGSSYRQCLVTGWNGRATCTLITCDNPTPPEHGNVMFRSPVLYNDVIKYSCQENYTLVGNRSLTCGDDWDYNFPPPKCEAIECGVPTIKFGNQTEGNPPYLHKSQATFECLPGYRMNGSATSVCEERGWSALPECVKAILLQPEETTTVVASTVTTDIATTNAVFCKEEEEEEEEEEEHFITVSQTTLAIVCILCGLLHYNYKHKGPNNRTAPLL, from the exons ATGACAAGTGTGAGGACTTTGTTACTACTTTTCCTGTCATCTTTGCTGGTAACTATGGGGAAAG CGAAATGTTTGTTCCCTGTTTTGAATGGCAACCATGTCTTATCCTTGGAGTCCAGACTGAAAAACGAATTCCCCGATGGTTCAACCGCTGTGGCTGAGTGTGCAAGAGGATACGAGGCAAAGGATGGATCACCTTTAATCACTTGCCAGAATGGAAAATGGAGTAAAGTAGAATTAAAATGCGAAA AGATGGATTGTGGACCGCCAGAACCACAATCATcacatatgacatatttaatcAACAATGGAACATTGTTTGGAGCCTATGTAAAAGCTTTATGTGACACTGG ATATGACCTGGAAGGATCAAGCTACAGACAATGTCTTGTAACAGGCTGGAACGGACGTGCTACATGCACAT TGATAACATGTGATAATCCAACTCCTCCTGAACATGGCAATGTGATGTTTCGTAGTCCTGTTCTATATAATGATGTTATCAAATATTCATGCCAAGAAAACTACACCCTTGTTGGAAACAGATCCCTTACCTGTGGGGATGATTGGGATTATAATTTTCCACCTCCAAAATGTGAAG CTATTGAATGTGGAGTTCCTACTATTAAATTTGGTAACCAGACTGAAGGAAATCCTCCATACCTACATAAAAGCCAAGCCACTTTTGAATGCTTGCCAGGTTACAGGATGAATGGTTCGGCCACATCAGTGTGTGAGGAGAGAGGCTGGTCTGCACTGCCTGAATGTGTTAAAG CTATCCTACTACAGCCAGAAGAAACCACCACAGTTGTTGCATCAACAGTCACCACAGACATTGCAACAACAAACGCAGTATTCTGTA aagaagaagaagaagaagaagaggaggaggaggagcactTCATTACTGTCTCGCAGA caacattGGCCATTGTGTGCATTTTATGTGGTTTGCTGCATTATAACTATAAACATAAAGG GCCAAACAATCGGACGGCTCCTTTGTTGTAG
- the im:7151449 gene encoding membrane cofactor protein isoform X24, with protein MTSVRTLLLLFLSSLLVTMGKAKCLFPVLNGNHVLSLESRLKNEFPDGSTAVAECARGYEAKDGSPLITCQNGKWSKVELKCEKMDCGPPEPQSSHMTYLINNGTLFGAYVKALCDTGYDLEGSSYRQCLVTGWNGRATCTLITCDNPTPPEHGNVMFRSPVLYNDVIKYSCQENYTLVGNRSLTCGDDWDYNFPPPKCEAIECGVPTIKFGNQTEGNPPYLHKSQATFECLPGYRMNGSATSVCEERGWSALPECVKAILLQPEETTTVVASTVTTDIATTNAVFCKEEEEEEEEEHFITVSQNNSVWIIVVAVLATLAIVCILCGLLHYNYKHKGPNNRTAPLL; from the exons ATGACAAGTGTGAGGACTTTGTTACTACTTTTCCTGTCATCTTTGCTGGTAACTATGGGGAAAG CGAAATGTTTGTTCCCTGTTTTGAATGGCAACCATGTCTTATCCTTGGAGTCCAGACTGAAAAACGAATTCCCCGATGGTTCAACCGCTGTGGCTGAGTGTGCAAGAGGATACGAGGCAAAGGATGGATCACCTTTAATCACTTGCCAGAATGGAAAATGGAGTAAAGTAGAATTAAAATGCGAAA AGATGGATTGTGGACCGCCAGAACCACAATCATcacatatgacatatttaatcAACAATGGAACATTGTTTGGAGCCTATGTAAAAGCTTTATGTGACACTGG ATATGACCTGGAAGGATCAAGCTACAGACAATGTCTTGTAACAGGCTGGAACGGACGTGCTACATGCACAT TGATAACATGTGATAATCCAACTCCTCCTGAACATGGCAATGTGATGTTTCGTAGTCCTGTTCTATATAATGATGTTATCAAATATTCATGCCAAGAAAACTACACCCTTGTTGGAAACAGATCCCTTACCTGTGGGGATGATTGGGATTATAATTTTCCACCTCCAAAATGTGAAG CTATTGAATGTGGAGTTCCTACTATTAAATTTGGTAACCAGACTGAAGGAAATCCTCCATACCTACATAAAAGCCAAGCCACTTTTGAATGCTTGCCAGGTTACAGGATGAATGGTTCGGCCACATCAGTGTGTGAGGAGAGAGGCTGGTCTGCACTGCCTGAATGTGTTAAAG CTATCCTACTACAGCCAGAAGAAACCACCACAGTTGTTGCATCAACAGTCACCACAGACATTGCAACAACAAACGCAGTATTCTGTA aagaagaagaagaagaggaggaggaggagcactTCATTACTGTCTCGCAGA ATAATTCGGTTTGGATAATAGTTgtagcagtgttgg caacattGGCCATTGTGTGCATTTTATGTGGTTTGCTGCATTATAACTATAAACATAAAGG GCCAAACAATCGGACGGCTCCTTTGTTGTAG